A genomic region of Gemmata massiliana contains the following coding sequences:
- a CDS encoding ABC transporter permease, producing MSTSPPGSGAKSFSLPAGPWIGFVAVLALFTVLIGIKGELGTFLSLGNLRVLLHEGTVPAVVALGMLLVLIGGGIDLSVGATVALVTVVTMRVYTAMYTSSGPSPTNSFVAIVVGVMAGGLCGLINGVLVTKLQLPPFVATLGMFGIARGVAVWLAARTTLPFPLGGTPEWVDTVGRVSLTNPGLWSLVLLAILTAVLLKLTVFGRHLYAVGSNEATARLCGVNVTRTKLLVYTLAGLLTGWAGVILFAHSNSGNPTLGEQLELDVITAVVIGGASLSGGRGTVVGAMLGVLILILIKNGVSLFNVPVEMQYVLIGALLIANVSLNRWRQKGSR from the coding sequence ATGTCTACCTCTCCGCCTGGATCTGGTGCGAAATCGTTTAGCCTCCCCGCCGGCCCGTGGATCGGCTTCGTCGCGGTGCTGGCGCTGTTCACCGTGTTGATCGGGATCAAGGGCGAACTCGGGACGTTTCTCAGCCTTGGCAATCTGCGTGTGTTGCTCCACGAAGGAACCGTCCCTGCAGTTGTGGCTCTAGGAATGCTGCTCGTGCTTATCGGTGGGGGGATTGACCTGTCTGTCGGGGCGACGGTCGCGCTCGTCACCGTGGTTACGATGCGGGTCTACACCGCGATGTACACCTCTTCCGGTCCCTCGCCGACAAACAGCTTCGTCGCGATCGTGGTTGGAGTAATGGCGGGGGGATTGTGTGGCCTGATTAACGGCGTGCTCGTCACGAAGCTACAACTCCCGCCGTTCGTCGCGACGCTCGGGATGTTCGGGATCGCGCGTGGCGTTGCAGTGTGGCTCGCGGCCCGCACGACGCTCCCGTTCCCGCTCGGCGGGACGCCGGAGTGGGTGGATACGGTGGGCCGCGTGTCGCTCACAAACCCCGGATTGTGGTCGCTCGTGTTGCTGGCGATTCTGACGGCCGTGTTACTCAAACTCACGGTTTTTGGGCGGCACCTGTACGCGGTCGGGTCGAACGAAGCGACCGCCCGGTTGTGCGGTGTGAACGTGACGCGGACGAAACTGCTCGTCTACACGCTCGCGGGCCTACTGACAGGTTGGGCCGGCGTGATCCTGTTCGCGCACAGCAACAGCGGGAACCCGACACTCGGCGAGCAACTCGAACTGGACGTGATTACGGCCGTGGTGATCGGCGGCGCGAGTTTATCGGGCGGGCGCGGGACGGTAGTGGGGGCGATGCTCGGAGTGCTGATCCTGATCCTCATCAAGAACGGCGTGAGTCTCTTCAACGTGCCGGTCGAGATGCAGTACGTGCTCATTGGTGCGCTACTCATCGCGAACGTGAGTCTGAACCGCTGGCGGCAAAAGGGCTCACGGTAG
- a CDS encoding sugar ABC transporter ATP-binding protein, with the protein MTSRLRMSDIRKSYGPTAALRGVDLELRPGEVHAIVGENGAGKSTLMKILSGAEQPDTGAMELDGAVYRPTGPQSARERGVAMIYQELAICPDLTVEANVTLGQEHNGFGLLTASANRARVESALAQLGHPEIKPDAPIATLNPAGRQVVEIARALLSDVKVLVLDEPTSALTQEDAKRLFELVRSLKSRGVTVVYISHFLEELDAIADRFTVLRDGQAVGSGRWGDVTREKVVEMMVGRTVTEQYPRTPHEIGAPVLELADLNGEELPTGANLTLRRGEILGIAGIIGSGRTELLRAVYGLDPVRAGRVKVGAHSNERATPAERIGQGVGLVSEDRKTEGLALDLSISDNVVLSQLDTGSTFGFLSRSWLRGAVGEVLTRFGVKFRDADQAVGDLSGGNQQKVAIARLFHQHADVLLLDEPTKGVDVGSKADIYRQIGAAAASGKAVLVVSSYLPELFGVCDTLAVMCRGKLSPVRPISEWTPEQVIATATGA; encoded by the coding sequence ATGACATCCCGTCTCCGCATGAGTGATATTCGCAAGAGCTACGGGCCGACGGCCGCACTGCGCGGCGTCGATCTCGAACTGCGGCCCGGAGAAGTTCACGCGATCGTCGGTGAGAACGGGGCCGGTAAGTCCACGCTCATGAAGATCCTTTCGGGCGCGGAACAGCCCGATACCGGGGCAATGGAACTCGACGGGGCCGTTTACCGCCCCACCGGGCCGCAATCGGCACGCGAGCGCGGCGTCGCGATGATCTATCAGGAACTCGCGATCTGCCCGGACCTTACTGTTGAAGCGAACGTCACGCTCGGGCAGGAACACAACGGATTCGGGCTCCTCACTGCAAGCGCCAACCGCGCACGGGTTGAGTCGGCGCTCGCGCAGCTCGGGCACCCGGAAATCAAACCTGATGCACCGATCGCGACCCTCAACCCCGCCGGGCGGCAAGTGGTCGAGATCGCTCGCGCGCTGCTCTCGGACGTGAAGGTGCTCGTTCTTGATGAGCCGACTAGCGCGCTCACGCAAGAGGACGCGAAACGCCTCTTCGAGCTGGTGAGATCGTTGAAGTCTCGGGGCGTTACGGTCGTTTACATCAGCCACTTTCTCGAAGAACTCGACGCCATCGCGGATCGGTTCACGGTACTGCGCGACGGGCAGGCGGTCGGCAGCGGGCGCTGGGGGGACGTGACGCGCGAGAAGGTCGTTGAGATGATGGTCGGGCGGACGGTCACGGAGCAGTACCCGCGGACCCCGCACGAGATCGGCGCGCCGGTGCTCGAACTCGCTGACTTGAACGGCGAGGAACTGCCGACCGGCGCGAATCTCACGTTGCGCCGTGGGGAGATCCTCGGTATCGCGGGGATCATCGGTTCCGGGCGCACGGAACTGCTCCGCGCGGTGTACGGACTCGACCCCGTTCGGGCCGGTCGGGTGAAGGTGGGGGCACACAGTAACGAACGCGCGACCCCTGCGGAACGCATCGGGCAGGGCGTGGGGCTGGTGAGCGAGGACCGCAAGACGGAAGGGCTGGCGCTCGATCTGTCCATCAGCGACAACGTTGTTCTCAGCCAACTCGATACCGGTTCCACGTTCGGGTTCCTGTCGCGGTCCTGGTTGCGCGGGGCCGTTGGCGAGGTTCTCACGCGGTTCGGGGTGAAGTTCCGTGACGCGGACCAGGCCGTCGGCGATCTCAGCGGCGGGAACCAGCAAAAAGTTGCGATCGCCCGCCTCTTCCACCAGCACGCGGACGTACTCCTGCTCGATGAGCCGACGAAGGGCGTGGACGTGGGGAGCAAAGCCGACATCTACCGGCAAATCGGTGCCGCGGCCGCGAGCGGTAAAGCGGTGCTGGTGGTAAGCAGTTACCTCCCCGAACTGTTCGGCGTGTGTGACACGCTTGCGGTGATGTGCCGCGGCAAGCTCTCGCCGGTACGACCGATCAGCGAATGGACCCCGGAACAGGTGATCGCCACCGCGACCGGGGCATAA
- a CDS encoding endonuclease domain-containing protein, whose product MKESNPQTPFAFSCADPVSGASPGLVMKDGEAEPNITPSPELPVSLSGMVRGEKRARYVVRGQRVGETKTQLAKELRRQMTPAERILWERLRGNRLGYHFRRQQVIEGYIADFYCHVAALVVEVDGPVHDYQADYDERRTTAFALRGIHVMRFRNNAVVTDTESVVLSITAACAERGAEPNPPAPFPKKEGGADPEPEGFTPSSTPVLSPSLLRGGVGEGLL is encoded by the coding sequence ATGAAAGAATCTAACCCCCAAACCCCCTTCGCTTTTTCGTGCGCCGATCCTGTCAGCGGAGCTTCTCCTGGACTGGTGATGAAGGATGGGGAAGCAGAACCAAATATCACCCCATCTCCCGAACTTCCGGTGTCGCTCTCAGGAATGGTTAGGGGAGAAAAACGCGCAAGGTACGTCGTTCGCGGGCAGCGTGTCGGAGAAACGAAAACGCAATTGGCGAAGGAACTGCGCCGCCAGATGACACCAGCCGAGCGTATCCTGTGGGAACGTCTGCGCGGAAACCGGCTCGGGTATCACTTCCGTCGCCAACAGGTCATCGAAGGTTACATTGCCGATTTTTACTGTCACGTCGCGGCGCTCGTTGTTGAAGTAGATGGCCCGGTTCACGACTATCAAGCCGACTACGACGAGCGGCGAACGACGGCATTTGCGTTGCGCGGCATTCACGTTATGCGATTTCGTAATAACGCGGTCGTCACCGATACGGAGAGCGTTGTTTTGTCTATCACCGCGGCGTGCGCAGAGCGGGGGGCAGAACCTAACCCCCCAGCCCCCTTCCCTAAGAAGGAAGGGGGAGCAGATCCAGAACCAGAAGGCTTCACCCCGTCATCAACGCCGGTATTAAGCCCCTCTCTGCTTAGGGGAGGGGTTGGGGAGGGGTTGCTATGA
- a CDS encoding ABC transporter substrate-binding protein: MPRLLYYLLAAALPVLFGCQKPEEQFTVVVIPKGLTHEHWQSVRRGAERCADDLRAEDGTTVRIIFDGPLRERDAIEQIRIVDRRVATGASGIVLAPQHSRTMTACVKRAADAGVPVVIIDSGLDDPDHFVKYVATDNYNGGCLAARHLIGELKKQGKGKPKLILFRYAVGSQATEDRERGFEETVKKICPDAVWLSTDKYAGATRDSAMREAGPLILQFGNQVDGIFAPNESSASGTADVLRSQGLNKKVLLMGFDASKPLLQSIQEGDVIGSILQDPYRMGYLSTWYCVRYLRGRDVSNGRKDMSESTGEYLVTKENLNSVFTLGLYDPETQAKRTTEELRKGPKR, translated from the coding sequence ATGCCGCGTCTGCTTTATTACCTGCTCGCCGCCGCGCTGCCGGTCCTGTTCGGGTGCCAGAAACCCGAGGAACAGTTCACCGTCGTCGTCATCCCGAAGGGGCTGACGCACGAGCACTGGCAGTCGGTGCGCCGCGGGGCCGAGCGCTGCGCGGACGATCTGAGGGCCGAAGACGGCACCACGGTGCGAATCATTTTCGACGGCCCGCTGCGCGAGCGCGACGCGATCGAACAGATCCGGATCGTCGACCGGCGCGTGGCGACCGGCGCGAGCGGTATCGTGCTCGCCCCGCAGCACAGCCGCACTATGACCGCCTGCGTGAAACGCGCGGCTGACGCGGGCGTGCCCGTTGTCATCATCGACTCCGGACTCGATGATCCCGATCACTTCGTCAAGTACGTCGCGACCGACAACTACAACGGCGGGTGCCTCGCCGCCCGTCACCTCATCGGGGAACTCAAAAAGCAGGGGAAAGGCAAGCCAAAACTGATCCTGTTCCGCTACGCGGTCGGTTCGCAAGCCACGGAGGACCGCGAGCGGGGCTTTGAAGAGACGGTGAAGAAAATCTGCCCGGACGCGGTCTGGCTCTCGACGGACAAGTACGCTGGGGCGACACGTGATTCCGCGATGCGCGAAGCGGGGCCACTCATCCTTCAGTTCGGCAACCAGGTGGACGGGATCTTCGCACCGAACGAATCGTCCGCGTCCGGCACGGCCGACGTGTTGCGCTCGCAGGGGCTGAACAAGAAAGTGCTCCTGATGGGGTTCGACGCGAGCAAGCCGCTGCTGCAATCCATCCAGGAAGGTGACGTGATCGGCAGCATTTTGCAAGACCCGTACCGCATGGGATACCTGTCAACTTGGTACTGCGTGCGGTACCTGCGTGGGCGTGATGTGAGCAACGGGCGGAAGGACATGAGCGAGAGCACCGGTGAGTACCTCGTCACGAAGGAGAACCTCAATTCGGTGTTCACGCTCGGGCTGTACGACCCCGAAACGCAGGCCAAGCGCACCACCGAAGAACTGCGGAAGGGGCCGAAGCGATGA
- a CDS encoding DUF1572 family protein gives MAGDLRSALTDAVGDELDAALSRIVHCVNQLTDAQVWWRPPEGTNAIGNLVLHLTGNIQQIIANNLTNAPDTRDRPAEFAARDVVPKADLLGRLTAAVAAAKAAVAGATVELLTAVRRVNSFDWTGIQAVVRSVAHFRGHTQEIIHITRSVLGADYQFAGPR, from the coding sequence ATGGCCGGCGATCTCCGTTCCGCACTCACTGACGCCGTTGGCGACGAACTGGACGCGGCACTGTCGCGCATCGTTCACTGCGTGAACCAACTGACCGACGCCCAAGTGTGGTGGCGCCCGCCGGAGGGCACGAACGCCATCGGAAACCTTGTGTTGCACCTCACAGGGAACATTCAGCAGATCATCGCGAACAACCTGACCAACGCACCCGACACGCGGGACCGCCCGGCCGAGTTCGCCGCACGCGACGTCGTACCGAAAGCCGATCTACTTGGTCGTTTGACGGCCGCGGTCGCTGCGGCCAAAGCTGCGGTCGCGGGCGCCACGGTCGAGCTGCTCACGGCCGTGCGCCGGGTGAACTCTTTCGATTGGACCGGCATCCAGGCGGTCGTGCGGAGCGTGGCGCACTTCCGCGGGCACACGCAAGAGATCATCCACATCACCCGCAGTGTCCTCGGCGCCGACTACCAGTTCGCCGGGCCGCGCTGA
- a CDS encoding RipA family octameric membrane protein has product MTDADAQPKPPSADEVNRLWQHGMHEERLFHDRLNYFSFLETGLLTICGIMYNKEPAIGFFLPITVVGLLFTLLWIVIQKRHWTYCEHINSRIRVLVPEYKATLDGYVRPGRRDGFSLSKPLALAVPFLFACTWVAFLVWILVRNHVPTVAEGVTVERIGLVVLAAALVWVMFKLRRLEQRLK; this is encoded by the coding sequence ATGACGGACGCGGACGCCCAGCCGAAGCCCCCTTCGGCCGACGAAGTGAACCGCCTCTGGCAGCACGGGATGCACGAGGAACGGCTGTTTCACGACCGGTTGAACTACTTCTCGTTCCTCGAAACGGGCCTCCTGACGATCTGCGGCATCATGTACAACAAGGAACCCGCGATCGGGTTCTTCCTCCCGATTACGGTCGTCGGGTTGCTGTTCACGCTGCTGTGGATCGTCATCCAAAAGCGCCACTGGACGTACTGCGAACACATCAACTCGCGCATCAGAGTGCTCGTGCCCGAGTACAAGGCCACGCTCGACGGCTACGTCCGACCGGGGCGCCGCGACGGGTTTTCTCTCTCGAAACCGCTCGCGCTGGCGGTGCCGTTCCTGTTCGCCTGCACCTGGGTCGCGTTCCTCGTGTGGATCTTGGTAAGAAACCACGTACCAACCGTCGCGGAAGGCGTCACGGTCGAGCGCATCGGGCTCGTGGTGCTGGCGGCAGCACTGGTGTGGGTAATGTTCAAGCTCCGGCGCCTGGAACAGCGCCTCAAGTAA
- a CDS encoding MBL fold metallo-hydrolase: MPLTFQVLGQPEQDNALFVKVDTGQAQTRLLFDCGDGCPHQLGPSDLREVDHLCFSHLHMDHIAGFDLFFRLNFDRTTKENRIWVPHGSVEVIQHRFRGFMWNLVDEKQEGEWFVSEIGPNTVREGRFLAKEGFRTAHTVPERPRQGRTVIEGEGFTVEAMLLDHGTPSVGYLVREMDRVNVDTEKLAAKGLKPGPWVKRLRGPSAAPGETVEIDGVSHSLVALQTELLVTTPGDSIAYLTDFRMTPTTADALVSWLRGVNTVVCESQYRAADSDLAEPVMHSTTEEVTLMASRAGIGRLILFHFSGRYDAIARREMLADARAVFANTTFPDGWV, encoded by the coding sequence CAAACGCGGCTTTTGTTCGATTGCGGCGATGGGTGCCCGCATCAACTCGGCCCGTCCGACTTGCGCGAAGTCGACCACCTGTGCTTCTCGCACTTGCACATGGATCACATCGCGGGCTTCGATCTATTCTTCCGGCTGAACTTCGACCGCACCACAAAAGAGAACCGCATCTGGGTGCCGCACGGCAGCGTCGAGGTGATTCAGCACCGGTTCCGCGGGTTCATGTGGAACCTGGTGGACGAGAAGCAGGAGGGTGAGTGGTTCGTTTCCGAGATCGGGCCGAACACGGTGCGCGAGGGCCGATTTCTCGCCAAAGAAGGCTTCCGGACTGCTCACACGGTGCCCGAACGCCCGCGCCAGGGGCGGACCGTGATTGAGGGCGAAGGTTTCACGGTCGAGGCCATGTTACTCGATCACGGCACCCCTTCGGTGGGGTACTTGGTGCGCGAAATGGATCGCGTGAACGTGGATACAGAGAAGTTGGCCGCGAAGGGGTTGAAACCCGGGCCGTGGGTGAAACGCCTTCGCGGTCCGAGTGCTGCGCCGGGTGAAACCGTCGAAATTGACGGCGTTTCTCATTCGCTTGTCGCGCTGCAGACCGAACTGCTCGTTACCACTCCGGGCGATTCGATCGCGTACCTGACCGACTTCCGCATGACCCCCACGACCGCGGACGCGCTCGTGTCGTGGTTACGCGGGGTGAACACAGTGGTGTGCGAGAGTCAGTACCGAGCCGCCGATTCAGACCTCGCCGAACCTGTGATGCACTCCACCACAGAGGAAGTCACACTTATGGCGTCGCGGGCCGGCATTGGTCGGTTGATCCTGTTTCACTTCTCGGGTCGGTACGACGCGATCGCGCGCCGGGAGATGCTCGCCGATGCCCGCGCCGTTTTCGCGAACACGACGTTTCCGGACGGATGGGTGTAG